The genomic window GGGCATCGGAAGCGCAGCCGTAGGGTCCTCTACCCACGAGTGGTGAGTGTCGTGGAAGTGGGCAGCCGGAGGGGCAGGGGGAACGGCCGGACGCCAGGGTCCTCAGCTAATCTGTCGCCTTTGTTGTCTCTCTTCAGGTCCGGCGCCAGCTGCCAGTCGAGGATCCGAACCCTGCCAAAAGGCTCCTTTTTCTCCTGCTTGCCGTCATCTTCTGCCAGATCCTGATGGCTGAAGAGAGTGTGCCGGCACCGCTGGCCCCGGAGGACGCCCCCAACGGCGCATCCCCCGCGCCCACCCCGGCGCCCCCGGTCCTCGAGCCCCTTAATCTGACCTCTGAGACCTCGGACTACGCTCTGGACCTCAGCACTTTTCTACAGCAACAC from Meles meles chromosome 5, mMelMel3.1 paternal haplotype, whole genome shotgun sequence includes these protein-coding regions:
- the IER3 gene encoding radiation-inducible immediate-early gene IEX-1, with translation MCHSRSSLPTMTVLRAPTPVSTSPGPRRGSGPEIFTFDPLPEPAVAPAARLSASRGHRKRSRRVLYPRVVRRQLPVEDPNPAKRLLFLLLAVIFCQILMAEESVPAPLAPEDAPNGASPAPTPAPPVLEPLNLTSETSDYALDLSTFLQQHPAAF